From Paenibacillus sp. PL2-23:
ATATTGCTTCGCCACCGTACCTCCAGGGCGGGGTGCTTACGTATATCGATTACGATCTGGACGTGATTCGAACGACTGACGGCAGCCGGTATATCGTAGACCAGGATGAATACGAGCAGCATAAGAGGCTGTATCATTATCCCCATACCGTTCAGGACAAAGTGTATGAGGGGTTAAACGCTTTGCTTGGACGAATCGAGCATAAGTCCAGCCCTTTCTCCGATGAAGCGGCATACGCTTACTATGAAGGCTGGCTGGAGCATACTGGCGGAGAACCGGAGTGAAGGAGCAGCCAACCCCATTCCTGAGAGGCTGGTTCAGGACAGCGGCAGCAGCGATTGCGCTCGTTCTGCTTGTGCACTATTGGGTGTTCACGGTGTCGCCCATACATGGGCATTCGATGGAGCCAGCTCTACGGGAGAACGACTGGGTCGTGGTCAACAAGGCAATATACGGGCTGGATCGTCCCCGTAACGGGGATATTGTGGTATTGGCAGGCGACGATAACGGGTATTGGGTGAAACGCGTAGCAGGGGAGCCTGGCGATCGTATTGAGCTTGCCGGAGGCAGGCTGTATCGCAACGGCCAGAAGATAGACGAGCCTTATACGGGCGAATGGAGCGGCGAGACGAGCTACGGACCGATTGTTGTGGAGGCGGGCAGTTATTTCGTACTTGGCGATAACCGGGGACTTAACGCAAGCTTGGACAGCAGGGCCATCGGTCCTGTGCCCCTGGATCACATTAAGGGCAGAGTGGACTGGATCGTATGGCCGATCCGGTCTGCGGGTCCATTATAGCCATTCGACATTTGGAGGTGGATAATATGAAGCAAGTGATGATCTACACGGACGGAGCGTGCTCCGGGAACCCCGGACCTGGCGGCTGGGGCGCGGTGCTGTTCTATGGCGAGCGGCGGAAGGAAATTTCTGGCGGAGAGAAGGCCACGACCAACAATCGGATGGAGATCCAAGCCGTAATCGAGGGCCTTAGCCTGCTGAAGGAGCCGTGCGAGGTCAAAGTATACAGCGACTCCGCATACGTCGTGAATTGCTTCCAGAAGGGATGGATTCACGGCTGGCTGCGGAACGGGTGGAAGAACAGCAAGAAGGACCCTGTCGAAAATCAGGATTTATGGAAACGGCTATGGGAATTGATGAAGCAGCATTCAGTTGAATATGTGAAGGTCAAAGGCCATAGCGACAATGAATGGAACAATCGCTGCGACGAGCTGGCCCGCGAAGCGATCAAAAGGCTGTAGAGATGAGCGATCGTTGGGAAGAGCTGAAGCAGGAGCTGAAGCGTTCAGCCCGGGAGCTCGGCATTGACGCGATTGGCGTTGCTTCCGCTGATCCATTCACGCTGCTGAAGGATAGATTGCTCCGCCATCGGGAGCTGGGCAGGGAATCCGGCTTCGAGGAACCGGATTTGGACAAGCGGACAGACCCTTCTCTGCTGTTCGACAAACCCAAAAGCATAATCGCTATTGCGGTTGCTTATCCCTCCAAGCTGGCGGATCCTCCGAAGTCGGAGCCCGGTGAGCGCCGCGGGATCATGTCGAGGTCCGCGTGGGGCGAGGATTACCACAAGGTGCTTCGGAACCGATTAGGGCGTCTGGAGGAGTGGCTGCTTGAGCGAGTGCCCGAGGCCCGAGTGGAAAGCATGGTGGATACGGGAGCCTTATCGGATCGCGCCGTCGCGGAGCGGGCTGGCATTGGATGGAGCGCCAAAAACACTATGATCATGTCCCATGAGCTGGGCTCCTGGATCTATCTGGGGGAGATGATTACCAACCTTCCGCTGCCGCCGGACGAGCCGGTTACTGAAGGCTGCGGCACTTGTACCAAATGTATAGACGCATGTCCAACAGACGCGCTTGTTGGCCCTGGAGAGCTGGACGCCAAGAAGTGTATTTCATTTATTACGCAAACCAAAGGCATGGTATCGGATGAGAATATGCGCAAGATCGGCAATCGCTTATATGGGTGCGATACGTGCCAAATTGTATGTCCGGTCAATCGGGGCAAAAACTGGACGCAGCATGCCGAGCTGCAGCCCGATAACGAGCTGGCCAAGCCGCTTCTAATTCCGCTGCTCACGATCGGCAACCGGGAGTTCCAGGAGCGGTACGGCCAGACCTCATCGGCGTGGCGGGGCAAAAAGCCGATACAGCGCAATGCCGTTATCGCTCTGGGCAATTTCAAGGACAAGTCGGCTGTGCCGGATTTGATCGGCGTACTCAAGAAGGACCCGCGTCCTGTGCTTCGCGGCACCGCTGCATGGTCGCTGGGCCGAATCGGCGGCGAGGAGGCCGAGCAGGCTTTGCGGGAGGCCCAGGCGAGCGAGCAGGATGAAGAGGCGCTGGAGGCTGTCATAGCGGCTTTGAGCATGCTTGAGTCATAGCGTGAGCTGCCGGCAGAGCGGCCGGGAGGAGGATGTACATCCTGGCCTGCCGTCTTGCCAAGCGACTTGATGACGCGGGGGAGGAAATGCTCCGCTTGCATTGCGTAACAAATGTGGACATGCTATAGTGCAGGGTGCTAAGATCGTATTGAACTACCATTACAATATTGAGAGGAACAGGTGACATAGATGGAATGGTATCATATCGTAATTCCGATTGTGACGCTAATCGTTGGAGCGATCGGCGGATTTGCAGCAGGCGTGTTCTATCTGCGCAAGCAGCTTGAGAAGATGCAGAACGATCCCGAGATGATTCAGAAGATGGCGAAACAAATGGGATATAATCTGAACAAGCAGCAGATGACACGCGCGCAAAACATGATGAAAAACCAAAAATTTCCTCGCAAGTAACAGCACCTGGGGAAGGTTCGGAAGGAGCGGGTACGGATGGCGGGCTTAAAGGATTACGTCAACACAAAGGTATCGACCAACCGCGAGCAGATCGAATACCACGTGAAAGAAATATTGAAGCTGATTGGTGAAGACGTCGAGCGTGAAGGTCTGCTGGATACGCCAGCCCGTGTTACACGCATGTACGAGGAAATATTCGCCGGCTACGAGGTGGATGCCAAGGATGTGCTGGGCGTGACGTTCGACGAGCAGCATGAGGAGCTTGTCATCGTGCGGGATATCGTCTATTACAGCCAATGCGAGCATCATATGGCGCCTTTCTTCGGTAAAGCGCATATTGGCTACATTCCAAGCGGTAAGATTGCTGGACTAAGCAAGCTTGCGCGCCTCGTAGAGGCCGTAACGCGCCGTCTGCAGGTGCAGGAGCGCATTACATCGCAAATTGCGGACATATTGGACGAGGAGCTGGCGCCGCACGGCGTAATGGTGGTCGTGGAAGGCGAGCATCTATGCATGTGCGCAAGAGGCGTGAAGAAGCCGGGAAGCAAGACGGTGACGTCGGCGGTTCGTGGTGAATTCCGTACGAGCGCAGCGCTGCGCTCGGAGTTTCTGGCGTTACTGAAGCAATAAAGAATAGGTATAAGAATAGAGCATGGCGGCATCCCTGTAGGCAAGCGGGATGTCGCCATGCTCTATTTGTCTAAGCTTCGGCTTTCGCCCCGTTCTCTCCGTCGACCTGGCTGAGAAACAGTGCCGTCCGCTGAATATACTCCCGAGGATGCATACGGAACAGCAGCTCATGCTGTCCGTTATCCACGATCCAGGAGCGGGTCAACGAATGGCGCTGATTATTGGCAATGGCCTCCGCGACTCCATAAGGCGCTTTGGCGTCCTGAGTTCCGTGAATAATATACATCGGCATATCATAGGCGTTCGCAATGACTTCTTCGGCCGGGATTGAGCCGAAGTCCGTGCCGGTCCAGAGCGGAATCATGGTCTCAATCAACGGGAGCGATGGAAACTTCGGCAGCGGCACGAACTGATTGAGATTGTCGAACAGCGCCTCAGAGCTTGGGACGAACAAGCTGTCCAGAATCATGGCGTCAATCTCATCAGTCTGAAGGGCGGTCTGAAGCGCTGTTCCTGCGCCCATCGAGAAGCCCCATACAACAATGTCCTCCGCCCCTCGCGACTTGGCATAGTCAATGGCGGCAAGGAGCTGCTGAGATTCCTCGCGGCCTCCAGTCGCA
This genomic window contains:
- a CDS encoding alpha/beta hydrolase; its protein translation is MSDIITTTISLEALAPHPARHASPPVAHNRKRKKRNKHVFIALVASMAAMCLIAIILFHGYVAWLLAYPYVAPLSSNPEEAIGVAYEDVVFASHSGETTVSGWYVPASANDANDAARTVVFSHGYGANREEAWVPMYELTKLLHSLQYNVLLFDYGYASKQYKAPATGGREESQQLLAAIDYAKSRGAEDIVVWGFSMGAGTALQTALQTDEIDAMILDSLFVPSSEALFDNLNQFVPLPKFPSLPLIETMIPLWTGTDFGSIPAEEVIANAYDMPMYIIHGTQDAKAPYGVAEAIANNQRHSLTRSWIVDNGQHELLFRMHPREYIQRTALFLSQVDGENGAKAEA
- the queG gene encoding tRNA epoxyqueuosine(34) reductase QueG, yielding MSDRWEELKQELKRSARELGIDAIGVASADPFTLLKDRLLRHRELGRESGFEEPDLDKRTDPSLLFDKPKSIIAIAVAYPSKLADPPKSEPGERRGIMSRSAWGEDYHKVLRNRLGRLEEWLLERVPEARVESMVDTGALSDRAVAERAGIGWSAKNTMIMSHELGSWIYLGEMITNLPLPPDEPVTEGCGTCTKCIDACPTDALVGPGELDAKKCISFITQTKGMVSDENMRKIGNRLYGCDTCQIVCPVNRGKNWTQHAELQPDNELAKPLLIPLLTIGNREFQERYGQTSSAWRGKKPIQRNAVIALGNFKDKSAVPDLIGVLKKDPRPVLRGTAAWSLGRIGGEEAEQALREAQASEQDEEALEAVIAALSMLES
- a CDS encoding YneF family protein produces the protein MEWYHIVIPIVTLIVGAIGGFAAGVFYLRKQLEKMQNDPEMIQKMAKQMGYNLNKQQMTRAQNMMKNQKFPRK
- the lepB gene encoding signal peptidase I, translating into MKEQPTPFLRGWFRTAAAAIALVLLVHYWVFTVSPIHGHSMEPALRENDWVVVNKAIYGLDRPRNGDIVVLAGDDNGYWVKRVAGEPGDRIELAGGRLYRNGQKIDEPYTGEWSGETSYGPIVVEAGSYFVLGDNRGLNASLDSRAIGPVPLDHIKGRVDWIVWPIRSAGPL
- a CDS encoding DUF402 domain-containing protein is translated as MVTYEQCIIKSFKHNGHLHRLWQQNWLVPNELLLDEHRKEAMIVLINRQTPIQESDGKQWISRVPAVSYFIPGQWFNVVSLLEPNGVRYYCNIASPPYLQGGVLTYIDYDLDVIRTTDGSRYIVDQDEYEQHKRLYHYPHTVQDKVYEGLNALLGRIEHKSSPFSDEAAYAYYEGWLEHTGGEPE
- the rnhA gene encoding ribonuclease HI, which encodes MKQVMIYTDGACSGNPGPGGWGAVLFYGERRKEISGGEKATTNNRMEIQAVIEGLSLLKEPCEVKVYSDSAYVVNCFQKGWIHGWLRNGWKNSKKDPVENQDLWKRLWELMKQHSVEYVKVKGHSDNEWNNRCDELAREAIKRL
- the folE gene encoding GTP cyclohydrolase I FolE produces the protein MAGLKDYVNTKVSTNREQIEYHVKEILKLIGEDVEREGLLDTPARVTRMYEEIFAGYEVDAKDVLGVTFDEQHEELVIVRDIVYYSQCEHHMAPFFGKAHIGYIPSGKIAGLSKLARLVEAVTRRLQVQERITSQIADILDEELAPHGVMVVVEGEHLCMCARGVKKPGSKTVTSAVRGEFRTSAALRSEFLALLKQ